One Streptococcus gallolyticus subsp. gallolyticus DSM 16831 DNA window includes the following coding sequences:
- the efp gene encoding elongation factor P, whose translation MIEASKLRAGMTFVTSDGKLIKVLEASHHKPGKGNTVMRMKLRDVRTGSTFDTTYRPEEKFEQAIIETRAAQYLYKMDDTAYFMDTESYEQYEIPVVNVEQELLYILENSEVKIQFYGTEVIGVTVPTTVELTVTDTQPSIKGATVTGSGKPATLETGLVVNVPDFIEIGQKLVINTQEGTYVSRA comes from the coding sequence ATGATTGAAGCAAGTAAGCTTAGAGCAGGTATGACTTTCGTAACATCTGATGGAAAACTCATCAAAGTTCTCGAAGCAAGTCACCACAAACCAGGTAAAGGTAACACTGTTATGCGTATGAAACTTCGTGATGTACGTACTGGTTCAACTTTTGATACTACTTATCGTCCAGAAGAAAAATTTGAACAAGCAATCATCGAAACACGTGCTGCACAATACCTTTACAAAATGGATGACACAGCATACTTCATGGATACTGAAAGCTACGAACAATATGAAATTCCAGTTGTTAACGTAGAACAAGAATTGCTTTACATCCTTGAAAACTCTGAAGTTAAAATCCAATTCTACGGTACAGAAGTTATCGGTGTGACTGTTCCTACAACAGTTGAATTGACAGTTACTGACACTCAACCATCAATCAAAGGGGCTACTGTTACTGGTTCAGGTAAACCTGCAACTCTTGAAACAGGTCTTGTTGTCAACGTACCAGACTTCATCGAAATCGGTCAAAAATTGGTGATTAATACGCAAGAAGGTACTTACGTATCACGTGCCTAA